A DNA window from Streptomyces sp. CA-278952 contains the following coding sequences:
- a CDS encoding LacI family DNA-binding transcriptional regulator, protein MDRTARHSETRYGNRPTMKDVAARAGVGLKTVSRVVNSEPGVTPDTERRVQEAIDALGFRRNDSARVLRKGRTASIGLVLEDLADPFYGPLSRAVEEVARAHGALLINGSSAEDPEREQELVLALCARRVDGLIVIPAGDDHRYLEPEIKAGIATVFVDRPAGHVDVDMVLSDSFGGAREGVAHLIAHGHRRIGFIGDQPRIHTATERLRGYHTAMRDAGITVEDGWVSLGSTEPERVRAAAEEMLSGTEPVTALFAGNNRVTVTAVRVIAERARPVALVGFDDIELADLLGITVISQDAAAVGRTAAEHLFRRLDGADHATARVELPTTLIPRGSGELPPA, encoded by the coding sequence GTGGACCGGACCGCCCGTCATTCCGAGACCCGCTACGGCAACCGGCCGACCATGAAGGACGTGGCCGCCCGCGCCGGAGTCGGCCTGAAGACGGTCTCCCGGGTGGTGAACAGCGAGCCCGGCGTCACACCGGACACCGAGCGCCGCGTGCAGGAGGCGATCGACGCGCTCGGCTTCCGCCGCAACGACAGCGCCCGTGTGCTGCGCAAGGGCCGTACGGCATCCATCGGACTGGTCCTGGAGGATCTGGCGGACCCGTTCTACGGTCCGCTGAGCCGCGCGGTGGAGGAGGTCGCCCGTGCGCACGGCGCGCTGCTGATCAACGGTTCCAGCGCCGAGGACCCGGAGCGGGAGCAGGAGTTGGTGCTGGCACTGTGCGCCCGCCGGGTGGACGGTCTGATCGTGATCCCCGCGGGCGACGACCACCGTTATCTGGAACCGGAGATCAAGGCGGGCATCGCCACCGTCTTCGTGGACCGTCCGGCGGGCCACGTGGACGTCGACATGGTGCTCTCCGACAGCTTCGGCGGGGCCAGGGAAGGCGTGGCCCACCTCATCGCGCACGGCCACCGCAGGATCGGGTTCATCGGCGACCAGCCGCGGATCCACACGGCCACCGAGCGACTGCGCGGCTATCACACCGCCATGCGGGACGCGGGCATCACCGTCGAGGACGGCTGGGTCTCCCTCGGCTCCACCGAGCCGGAGCGGGTACGGGCCGCCGCCGAGGAGATGCTCTCCGGAACCGAACCGGTCACCGCGCTGTTCGCGGGCAACAACCGGGTGACAGTGACGGCGGTCCGGGTGATCGCGGAGCGGGCGCGTCCAGTGGCGCTCGTGGGGTTCGACGACATCGAGCTGGCCGACCTGCTCGGCATCACCGTGATCTCGCAGGACGCCGCGGCGGTCGGCAGGACCGCCGCCGAGCACCTCTTCCGCCGCCTCGACGGGGCGGACCACGCCACGGCACGGGTGGAACTGCCGACGACGCTGATCCCCCGCGGCTCGGGCGAACTGCCCCCCGCCTGA
- a CDS encoding ROK family protein — protein sequence MHTDLVAALDIGGTKIAGALVDGDGSLLVRAQRPTPAREGAEAVMGSVDQVLGELMASPLWGRADSVGIGSAGPVDAAAGTVSPVNVPGWRDFPLVERVHKTAGGLSVALVGDGVAMTAAEHWLGAARGYDNALCLVVSTGVGGGLVLGGTPRSGPSGNAGHIGHISVDLDGDPCPCGARGCVEGIASGPNIARRALENGWRPGPDGDATAAAVAVSARAGDPVAIASYERAAQALAAGIAATATLADLDIAVVGGGVAGAGDVLFVPLRRSLRDYATLSYLRRLTVAPAVMGTDAGLVGAAAAAIALR from the coding sequence ATGCATACCGACCTCGTCGCCGCGCTCGACATCGGCGGCACCAAGATCGCCGGCGCGCTGGTGGACGGCGACGGATCCCTCCTCGTACGGGCGCAGCGGCCGACGCCCGCCCGGGAGGGCGCCGAGGCGGTCATGGGCTCCGTGGACCAGGTGCTGGGCGAGCTGATGGCCTCGCCGCTGTGGGGTCGCGCCGACTCCGTCGGCATCGGCAGCGCCGGTCCGGTGGACGCCGCCGCCGGCACGGTCAGCCCGGTCAACGTCCCCGGCTGGCGGGACTTCCCGCTGGTGGAGCGCGTGCACAAGACGGCGGGCGGACTGTCGGTCGCCCTGGTCGGCGACGGGGTCGCGATGACGGCCGCCGAACACTGGCTCGGTGCGGCCCGGGGCTACGACAACGCGCTGTGCCTCGTCGTGTCGACGGGCGTCGGCGGTGGCCTCGTCCTCGGCGGCACCCCGCGGTCCGGCCCCTCGGGCAACGCCGGGCACATCGGCCACATCAGCGTCGACCTGGACGGCGACCCGTGCCCCTGCGGCGCGCGCGGCTGCGTCGAGGGCATCGCCAGCGGCCCCAACATCGCCCGCCGCGCACTGGAGAACGGCTGGCGGCCCGGTCCGGACGGCGACGCGACAGCCGCCGCGGTGGCCGTCTCCGCCCGCGCCGGAGACCCGGTCGCCATCGCTTCCTACGAGCGTGCCGCGCAGGCGCTGGCGGCCGGCATCGCCGCCACCGCCACCCTGGCGGACCTCGACATCGCGGTGGTCGGCGGGGGAGTGGCCGGGGCCGGCGACGTGCTCTTCGTTCCGCTGCGCCGCAGCCTGCGCGACTACGCCACGCTCTCCTACCTCCGGCGGCTGACCGTGGCGCCCGCCGTGATGGGCACCGACGCGGGTCTGGTCGGGGCCGCGGCGGCGGCCATCGCGCTGCGCTAG